Sequence from the Collinsella aerofaciens ATCC 25986 genome:
AAAGATTTCAAGAAGAACGATCGTGCTGAGAATCTGTTGAAGTTGACTGGTCTTACTGACTCCATTATTGAATCCTTGGATGACTGTGAATTAGATATATCCCGCGATTTTTGTACGGCCCGCAAGGTAATTGCTGAGGAAAAGGTTCGTGCTCTTTCTTATCTGAACGGTATTTGCACCAATGAATAGAGCACGACAATTAATCTCATCTGTTCCAATTGAAGATTTCTTTATACCGTTTCTGTTGCTGATATTAGTTTTTTCTACCAACAACCGTCTTATCTTGATCATGAAACCTGTCGCTTTACTCATGATCTCTGTGTCGCTATTTCTCTCGCTAGCTTCGAAAAGGAGGTTTAGCAAGGGGGCACCTTTGAAATACCTGTTCTGCGCGTTTGTGTTTCTAATTGGATTCAGTTTTACTTATACAGGAGATCGTTCTGCTTTTAAGAATTACATTCCTTATATACTTGCCGCTCTTGTCATTGTTCTATTTGAATACGATGACTATTTTTATTCTATTTTCTACAAATTATTTAATTTGTTTTTCTGGATTTTTATTGCGTCGATGTATTTAGAGTTACTAAATCCAGGCTTGTTCAGGTCAGTATTTTCATTTTTGTCTTTGGGGAAAAATTTAGTTGTAAGATCGACTGATGGTGTAGCAATTGCTGGACTAGCATTCGAAAAGGCAGATGCGGCATTTCTCTGCAACTTAGGGCTCGGAGTTCTTTTTGCGAAAATTTTTAATCGTGGACTTAACCTGAGTCAACTCTTTCAGTTGGGTATTGTATTCGGCGCGTTGATGATGACCGGCAAACGCACCTTATTTCTGATTCCCTTAGTCAGCATCGTCGCCTTCGCTTTGTTTTTCTCTCGAAGTCATAGAGTGGCAAAAGCTATGGCGGTCCTACTTGCGGTGTTTGTGTGTCTGGCTGTTACGTATACGTTTGTTCCTCAAGTTTCGCTTGTGTTTGAGCGTTTTTTAGCTGACAACGGAGATCCATTAAGCGGTAGAGAAGTTTTTTGGACATATGCAATGGAAATGTTTAGAAGTTCTCCGTTATTGGGAGAGGGTTTTCTGTCATTCAATGCATATGTGAACAGCAG
This genomic interval carries:
- a CDS encoding O-antigen ligase family protein yields the protein MKYLFCAFVFLIGFSFTYTGDRSAFKNYIPYILAALVIVLFEYDDYFYSIFYKLFNLFFWIFIASMYLELLNPGLFRSVFSFLSLGKNLVVRSTDGVAIAGLAFEKADAAFLCNLGLGVLFAKIFNRGLNLSQLFQLGIVFGALMMTGKRTLFLIPLVSIVAFALFFSRSHRVAKAMAVLLAVFVCLAVTYTFVPQVSLVFERFLADNGDPLSGREVFWTYAMEMFRSSPLLGEGFLSFNAYVNSRGFLYYGEPWQFQAHNVYLQLLAELGIVGLLLFVSMLAILIFGFGRSAKKDPNIFNLTAFYWAVLIAIYSMTGNTIYYACQLMVFAVVVNIYLKYISPREGYSK